The Novosphingobium sp. Gsoil 351 genome contains the following window.
ACCGACGGGCTGACCCGGGGCCAAAAGGTCGCCGACACCGGCACGCAGATCTCGGTGCCGGTCGGCCCGATGACGCTCGGCCGGATCGTCAACGTGATCGGTGAGCCGATCGACGAGCGTGGGCCGGTCAACGCCACCCAACGCGCGCCGATCCACGCCGAGGCCCCGGCCTTTGCCGACCAGTCGACCGAAGCCGCGATCCTCGTGACGGGCATCAAGGTCATCGACCTGCTCGCGCCCTATGCGCGCGGCGGCAAGATCGGGCTGTTCGGCGGCGCGGGCGTGGGCAAGACCGTGCTGATCCAGGAACTGATCAACAACATCGCGAAAGGCCACGGCGGCGTTTCGGTGTTCGCGGGCGTCGGCGAGCGCACCCGCGAGGGCAACGATCTCTACCACGAATTCCTCGACGCCGGGGTCATCGCGAAGGATGCCGATGGCAACCCTACGCCCGAGGGGTCGAAGGTGGCGCTGGTGTTCGGTCAGATGAACGAGCCTCCAGGGGCCCGCGCCCGCGTCGCGCTGTCGGGGCTGACGATGGCCGAGTACTTCCGCGACCAGGAAGGCCAGGACGTGCTGTTCTTCGTCGACAACATCTTCCGCTTCACCCAGGCGGGTTCGGAAGTGTCGGCGTTGCTCGGTCGCATCCCCTCGGCGGTGGGCTACCAACCGACGCTGGCGACCGACATGGGCGCGCTGCAGGAACGGATCACTTCGACCAACAAGGGCTCGATCACCTCGGTGCAGGCGATCTACGTCCCCGCGGACGATCTTACCGACCCTGCCCCCGCCACCTCGTTCGCGCACTTGGACGCGACCACGACGCTGAACCGCGCGATTTCGGAGCTCGGCATCTACCCGGCGGTCGATCCCCTCGATTCGACCAGCCGCGTGCTGACACCCGCGGTCGTCGGCCAGGAGCACTACGACGTCGCCCGCCGCGTGCAGGAGACGCTGCAGAAGTACAAGTCGCTGCAGGACATCATCGCGATCCTGGGCATGGACGAGCTGTCCGAAGAGGATAAGCTGACCGTCGCCCGCGCTCGCAAGATCCAGCGCTTCCTCAGCCAGCCGTTCCACGTTGCCGAGGTCTTCACCAACATCCCGGGCAAATTCGTCCAGGTCGAGGACACTGTCGCGTCGTTCAAGGCGGTGGTCGAGGGTGAATACGATCATCTGCCCGAAGCCGCGTTCTACATGGTCGGCGGGATCGACGAGGCGGTCGAAAAGGCCAAGAAGATGGCGGACGAGGCGTAAGGTGCCCTTCACCTTCGAACTCGTCACCCCCGCCCGCCTGGTCCGTTCGGAAGAAGTGTACCAGGTCGATGTTCCCGGCTCCGAAGGCGACTTCGGCGTTCTAGAGGGCCACGCCCCGGTGATGACCACGATCCGCGACGGCGCGCTGCGGGTGTACAAGACCGCCGGCGCGGCGCCCGAAGAAGTGCGGGTCGAGGGCGGGTTCGCCGAGGTCAACGCGACCGGATTGACCGTTCTGGCCGAGCACGTCATCGACTGACCTTCAGTCGGTCATAGACGGCTCGGTTACTCGACCGCTCCACCACAGCAGCAGCCCGCCCGCGATGATTACCGCGGCTCCGGCCAGCGCGATCCAATCGGGACGGTCGGCGAACAGCGCCCAACCCAGCCCCAAGGCCATCAACATCTGGACATAGCTCATAGGCGCGACCCGCGCCACGCCGGTGCGTTCGGTGCCGAGGAAGACCAGCCAGTGCGCGGTGGTGGCGGTGCCCGCGACGATCGCGCAGCGCGCCAGGATCGACCAATCGGGTGCCCCGACGTGGTACTGCGGTAGCCCCGACCAATGCCCAACCAGCGTCGCCGCCGCAATGACTGGCAGGGCTAGCGCTGCCACTGCGAACTGCATTGCCAACGCCGACCCCGAGCCGGCGACCACTCGGTTCCCGAGCATCAGAAAGCTCATTCCCAGGGCCGACAGCAGCGGCAGCAACGCCGCCAGTCCCAGCGCGGCAAAGCTGGGACGCAGGACGATCGCCACGCCGCAGAACGCCAGCACCATCGCCGCGACACTTACCGGCCGCAGACGCTCGCCGAGAAAGGCGGCGGCCAGCAATGCGGTCAGCATCGGGCTGGTGAAGGTAATCGAGGTCGCCTCGGCGATCGGCATCACGAATAGTGCCGAAAAGAAGGCCACTGTCGCGATGCCTACGGCGAAGCCGCGCAGCAGGTGCCAGCGCAAGCGTAGGAGGCGGAACCCGGCGCGGCCCTCGCGCCGCCATAGCAGGATCCCCAGCATCGCCGTGCCGATGGTATAGCGGGTCAGCGCTACGGCCGTCCCCGGCCAGGCACCCGCGATCGTCTTGATCGCCGCGTCGCCCACCGAAAGCAGCGAGAAGCCGCCGAGGGCGAACAGCAGTCCGTGGGAATCGTTCTGGCGCAAGCGGGGCGCTTAGCCGCGACAAACCGCCAGCACCATCCCGGGATTGCCGTTCCATCTTAGGAAATCCTCAAAGTTTCCAGATTATTCACCACGCCATACCAGCATGCGTCGGCCACCCAGGCGGGCGCGAGCGACAGAACGGGGAATACGAATGAGCGCTTTCGGCCGGAAAACCGGGGCTGGCAGCATGGCCGGCGCGCGCCCTTCGTTCGGTGTGGCGCGGCCGATGCGCGGGCCCGAGTTGGCGAAAGCAGCTCCGGTTCCGGGCGGAATGGGCGGCGATCAGTTCCCGCCCCTGCCTTCGTCCGAAGCCCCTCCGCCTCCCCCGTCGGACACTTCCAACGATCGCACCGCCGATGCGATGACCCGCCTGGCCGACCGCGCCAAGCTGGTCAACGAAGGCAATTACGAAGCCCAGGGCTTCGAAGCCTCGGTTCACAAGATCAAGGAACAGGTGCTCCCGCGCCTGCTTGAACGCGTCGATCCTGAAGCCGCGGCTACGCTCACCAAGGACGAGCTGTCCGAGGAATTCCGCCCGATCATCCTCGAGGTGCTGGCCGAGCTCAAGGTCACGCTCAACCGGCGCGAGCAGTTCGCGCTGGAAAAGGTGCTGATCGACGAGCTGCTCGGCTTCGGCCCGCTCGAGGAACTGCTCAGCGATCCCGACATCTCGGACATCATGGTCAACGGGCCGCAGCAGACGTACATCGAGAAGAAGGGCCGGCTCCAGCTCGCCCCGATCCAGTTCCGCGACGAAAACCACCTGTTCCAGATCGCCCAGCGGATCGTCAACCAGGTCGGCCGCCGGGTCGACCAGACCACCCCGCTGGCCGACGCCCGCCTCAAGGACGGCAGCCGCGTCAACGTCATCGTCCCGCCGCTCTCGCTGCGCGGAACCGCGATCTCGATCCGAAAATTCTCCGAAAAGCCGATCACCATCGACATGCTCCGCGATTTCGGTTCGATGTCCGACAAGATGGCGACCGCGCTCAAGATCGCGGGCGCGTGCCGGATGAACGTGGTCATCTCGGGCGGCACCGGTTCGGGCAAGACGACGATGCTCAACGCGCTGTCGAAGATGATCGATCCGGGCGAGCGCGTGCTGACGATCGAGGACGCCGCCGAACTTCGCCTCCAGCAGCCGCACTGGCTGCCGCTCGAAACGCGCCCGCCCAACCTCGAGGGCCAGGGCGCGATCACCATCGGCGATCTCGTCAAGAACGCGCTGCGTATGCGCCCGGACCGGATTATCCTGGGCGAAATCCGCGGCGCCGAGTGCTTCGACCTGCTCGCCGCGATGAACACCGGCCACGACGGATCGATGTGCACCCTCCACGCCAACAGCCCGCGCGAGTGCCTCGGCCGTATGGAGAACATGATCCTGATGGGCGACATCAAGATCCCCAAGGAAGCGATCAGCCGCCAGATCGCCGAATCGGTCGACATGATCGTTCAGGTCAAGCGCCTGCGCGACGGCAGCCGCCGCACCACCAACATCACCGAGGTGATCGGGATGGAAGGCGACGTGATCGTGACGCAGGAGCTGTTCAAGTTCGAATACCTCGACGAGAGCGAGGACGGCACGATCATCGGCGAGTTCCGCCCGAGCGGGCTGCGGCCGTACACGCTGGAGAAAGCGCGCCAGTTCGGGTTCGACCAGGCGTATCTGGAGGCGTGCCTCTAGGTTTGTCGGCGCAATTCGCCGGACCCACGGCGGACGCGGAACGCTGGGCGAAACCCTGTGACCTTTCACGCTCGCACCGCGCGCTGCCCTGGCCGCGATCGAGTTGCGCCCAATACCTCAGAAGCGCGGAATTATCGGTTTTCCGCTGGTTCGCGACGTGCTTGCCGCGATAGATCATCGGCTTGAGCAGCCCCTCGATCGCACGGCGCGCATACTCTTCGGGTGTGACCTTGCGCGGCGCCTCGCCGAAGCGACCGGCGATGGCATCCCACGCCGCCGCGAAGCTCTCCGCGCCCTCGCGCCGGCGCAGACGATACGCGGTCTCGCGCGCCATCGAAACCCGCCGCGCCGCTTCGCAGACCGAGCCGGTGATCGCCAGCGCGGCGAGGAAAGCCGCCTGCCGCCGCGCCGTCCAGCCATCCTTGCGCGAGCGGGTGGCGACGGGAACGAACGCGGGAACTCGCGGGTGATGGGCAGGCTTGCGGGGCGAATAGCGCTTCATCCGCGAGGTTAAGCGCAACTGGGGCGATGTAGGAAAGTTGAAATGTGGCGTTCGCCATAGCGCGCCGATGTCCGCGGGTCTGCTATCGATCCCATAGCGGACATTTGGGGCTTTGATTATCAAGGGGAGGGAGAGGAGTTCGCAGTGCCCCAAAAGTGTCCTGTTTGCAGGTGCGACGTGAAACCAAACCCGCGCTACCCTCACTACGTGTGCTCCTCATGCGTGAAGCGCGCGACCGCTCCGGATGGAAGGCCTGTCGAGTTTTTTTCAGTCGGGGTCGCTTGGTCTTCTGGACGCTAGGTAAGCCGACACAGGCGAATTGTACGAGAGCGAAGAGTGCGGAATTGACTGCACTCCTTGTTTCGCGCGGGTGGGCCCACTTCGGCAGGATCGTCATCCAAGCT
Protein-coding sequences here:
- a CDS encoding CpaF family protein yields the protein MSAFGRKTGAGSMAGARPSFGVARPMRGPELAKAAPVPGGMGGDQFPPLPSSEAPPPPPSDTSNDRTADAMTRLADRAKLVNEGNYEAQGFEASVHKIKEQVLPRLLERVDPEAAATLTKDELSEEFRPIILEVLAELKVTLNRREQFALEKVLIDELLGFGPLEELLSDPDISDIMVNGPQQTYIEKKGRLQLAPIQFRDENHLFQIAQRIVNQVGRRVDQTTPLADARLKDGSRVNVIVPPLSLRGTAISIRKFSEKPITIDMLRDFGSMSDKMATALKIAGACRMNVVISGGTGSGKTTMLNALSKMIDPGERVLTIEDAAELRLQQPHWLPLETRPPNLEGQGAITIGDLVKNALRMRPDRIILGEIRGAECFDLLAAMNTGHDGSMCTLHANSPRECLGRMENMILMGDIKIPKEAISRQIAESVDMIVQVKRLRDGSRRTTNITEVIGMEGDVIVTQELFKFEYLDESEDGTIIGEFRPSGLRPYTLEKARQFGFDQAYLEACL
- a CDS encoding DMT family transporter; protein product: MRQNDSHGLLFALGGFSLLSVGDAAIKTIAGAWPGTAVALTRYTIGTAMLGILLWRREGRAGFRLLRLRWHLLRGFAVGIATVAFFSALFVMPIAEATSITFTSPMLTALLAAAFLGERLRPVSVAAMVLAFCGVAIVLRPSFAALGLAALLPLLSALGMSFLMLGNRVVAGSGSALAMQFAVAALALPVIAAATLVGHWSGLPQYHVGAPDWSILARCAIVAGTATTAHWLVFLGTERTGVARVAPMSYVQMLMALGLGWALFADRPDWIALAGAAVIIAGGLLLWWSGRVTEPSMTD
- a CDS encoding ATP synthase F1 subunit epsilon, which translates into the protein MPFTFELVTPARLVRSEEVYQVDVPGSEGDFGVLEGHAPVMTTIRDGALRVYKTAGAAPEEVRVEGGFAEVNATGLTVLAEHVID
- the atpD gene encoding F0F1 ATP synthase subunit beta, which codes for MATAPVLDSTVLNYNHGTGRISQVIGAVVDVQFDGELPAILNALETSNNGNRLVLEVAQHLGESTVRTIAMDSTDGLTRGQKVADTGTQISVPVGPMTLGRIVNVIGEPIDERGPVNATQRAPIHAEAPAFADQSTEAAILVTGIKVIDLLAPYARGGKIGLFGGAGVGKTVLIQELINNIAKGHGGVSVFAGVGERTREGNDLYHEFLDAGVIAKDADGNPTPEGSKVALVFGQMNEPPGARARVALSGLTMAEYFRDQEGQDVLFFVDNIFRFTQAGSEVSALLGRIPSAVGYQPTLATDMGALQERITSTNKGSITSVQAIYVPADDLTDPAPATSFAHLDATTTLNRAISELGIYPAVDPLDSTSRVLTPAVVGQEHYDVARRVQETLQKYKSLQDIIAILGMDELSEEDKLTVARARKIQRFLSQPFHVAEVFTNIPGKFVQVEDTVASFKAVVEGEYDHLPEAAFYMVGGIDEAVEKAKKMADEA